From the genome of Pseudomonas sp. Teo4, one region includes:
- a CDS encoding 5-oxoprolinase subunit PxpA, with the protein MNIETGARKVKSLLLNCDMGESFGSWRMGLDAEVMPYIDCANIACGYHAGDPSIMRRTVAMALEHGVTIGAHPAYPDLVGFGRRSMACSSEEIRDLLHYQIGALDGICKVLGGRVAYVKPHGALYNDMMADPLKLRTVLEAVAAYDANLPVMLMATADDSAAQALGDEIGVPLWFEAFADRAYTASGHLVSRRLPGAVHHDPALVLEQALRLARGEALVANDGSAVRLNASTLCVHGDNDSSVAAVRQIRQALDALERA; encoded by the coding sequence ATGAACATCGAAACGGGAGCACGCAAGGTGAAAAGCCTGCTACTGAACTGCGACATGGGCGAGAGTTTCGGCAGCTGGCGCATGGGCCTGGACGCCGAAGTGATGCCTTACATCGACTGTGCCAACATCGCCTGCGGTTACCACGCCGGTGACCCGAGCATCATGCGCCGTACCGTGGCCATGGCGCTGGAGCATGGCGTGACCATTGGCGCCCACCCGGCTTACCCCGACCTGGTCGGTTTCGGCCGCCGCTCGATGGCCTGCAGCAGCGAGGAAATCCGTGACCTGCTGCATTACCAGATCGGTGCGCTGGACGGCATCTGCAAGGTGCTGGGCGGCCGGGTGGCGTACGTGAAGCCCCATGGCGCGCTGTACAACGACATGATGGCCGACCCGCTCAAGCTGCGTACCGTGCTTGAAGCCGTGGCGGCCTATGACGCGAATTTGCCAGTGATGCTCATGGCCACCGCCGATGACAGCGCGGCTCAGGCGCTGGGTGATGAAATCGGTGTGCCGCTGTGGTTCGAGGCCTTCGCGGACCGCGCCTATACCGCCAGCGGGCATCTTGTTTCCCGCCGCTTGCCGGGGGCCGTGCATCATGACCCGGCGCTGGTGCTCGAACAGGCCTTGCGCCTGGCCCGTGGTGAGGCTCTGGTGGCCAACGATGGCAGCGCTGTGCGCCTGAACGCCAGCACCCTGTGTGTGCACGGTGACAACGACAGTTCCGTGGCCGCCGTGCGGCAGATTCGCCAGGCCCTCGATGCGCTGGAGCGAGCATGA